A genomic window from Emys orbicularis isolate rEmyOrb1 chromosome 8, rEmyOrb1.hap1, whole genome shotgun sequence includes:
- the ARL10 gene encoding ADP-ribosylation factor-like protein 10, producing MAPPGAFGHLSLALGAAVAALGSLLFIAWRTYFPGGGRWGARWEPPLAAGQLDFSMRQALVLGLEGAGKSSVLHYISSEAAKDRTAPTQGFNSVQVYADGFQIDLLELGGSQNLRFYWNQYLSQAHVLVFVVDSADRPRLPAARQELHWLLAEDPRLPLVVLANKQDKSDALSVAELHRELALHTLNEQREFFLLPTSATHAALATATSIRHVKSLLVELLSQL from the exons ATGGCTCCTCCCGGCGCCTTCGGACACCTGAGCCTGGCGCTGGGCGCCGCCGTGGCCGCCCTGGGCTCGCTCCTCTTCATCGCCTGGAGAACCTACTTCCCCGGCGGCGGCCGCTGGGGGGCGCGCTGGGAGCCGCCGCTGGCCGCGGGGCAG CTGGATTTCTCCATGCGGCAGGCCCTGGTGCTGGGCCTGGAGGGAGCTGGGAAGAGCAGCGTTCTCCACTACATCTCCAGCGAGGCAGCCAAGGACCGCACAGCTCCCACCCAGGGCTTCAACTCAGTCCAAGTGTACGCAGACGGCTTCCAGATAGACCTGCTGGAAC TTGGTGGCAGCCAGAACCTGCGATTTTACTGGAACCAGTACCTGAGTCAGGCCCACGTGCTGGTGTTCGTAGTGGACTCTGCAGACAGGCCACGCCTCCCCGCAGCTCGACAGGAGCTGCATTGGCTGCTGGCTGAGGATCCTCGGTTGCCCTTGGTCGTCCTGGCCAATAAACAG GACAAGAGTGATGCCCTGAGCGTGGCTGAGCTGCAccgggagctggccctgcacacgCTGAACGAACAGAGGGAGTTCTTCCTGCTGCCCACGAGCGCCACTCACGCCGCGCTAGCCACTGCCACCAGCATCCGGCACGTGAAGAGTCTGCTGGTGGAACTGCTCTCCCAGCTCTGA
- the HIGD2A gene encoding HIG1 domain family member 2A, mitochondrial, producing the protein MAQSSPPPFDPSSPPLIEGFVPTPLHREGFRDKFLRKSRENPLVPIGCLSTAGALTYGLICFQKGNTHQSQLMMRARVLAQGFTIAAIMVGVVATAMKAQK; encoded by the exons ATGGCTCAGAGCTCCCCGCCGCCCTTtgaccccagcagccccccccttATCGAGGGCTTcgtccccacccccctgcaccggGAGGGGTTCCGGGACAAGTTCCTGCGCAAGAGCCGCGAGAACCCGCTGGTGCCCATCG gctgcctctccACTGCAGGGGCTCTGACCTATGGACTTATTTGCTTCCAGAAGGGCAATACCCACCAGTCCCAGCTGATGATGCGGGCCCGTGTCCTGGCTCAGGGCTTCACCATTGCTGCCATCATGGTGGGGGTGGTGGCCACAGCAATGAAAGCTCAGAAGTGA
- the SIMC1 gene encoding SUMO-interacting motif-containing protein 1: protein MLPASCLLPGMCLQEVIDLTGEDVCSEAAAQDDFTVIDLTEVEEERPADFPRDGAGTAAGMECASPPSLPALVDIKHERKEVADQGLGAPWDRAHEETKGTHLEGYFSPVSSCTHSVCDPELSSSTTTINSDLGSLASLLLDSDVFSFSPTSSNSSSSRRASLDCSAAESRTTCQQREDPEHLPTSPAQSQSPGLSSCPPASTPRSPEQPLLETSNSVLTAVKQEPPEPAKPRPVNKAWLHKLRYFRRTPVHHLFLQGVVQDEESRQNAQLRAQPIPSRKLSMVSTTMEENFPKGTLQFLMDFVSCHHYPPKEIVSHVIRNILLSSETGEMLKDAYMLLMKIQLLHPATTTMVGWDWELLRYVMEEQEETLPGRFLFLQYVVQTLEDDFQLNLRLRFLQKSIAKEVLSCDRCFSNVKEVIEWLVAAVTGLGFSQPRKQQQKVPCPSSESSRADCSISSPGPDSAQNDSETGQAEAVLPAFLSQKVVLLLQRMLSIAVEVDRSPNCSTNKIADVIFPYLVNIPLRSQREAFLNSMESQLLRCKVLELLFHHSCDMPASLPLSMSKILYFLGRHSLLLQYQDHEVTWQRWDEMLQHLILLLTSYRNVVLGHLRRSLSERMDLIISNAKPQLQASDSVTAVDIELHVKDFSSRLLQILGKPLPPQLKDKVCTLQVLLLTATAT, encoded by the exons gaGGTCATTGATCTAACCGGGGAGGACGTGTGTTCGGAAGCGGCAGCGCAGGATGACTTCACTGTGATTGACTTGACCGAAGTGGAGGAGGAGCGTCCAGCCGACTTCCCCCGGGATGGTGCTGGCACTGCTGCCGGCATGGAGTGTGCTTCGCCTCCCAGCCTCCCCGCCCTCGTGGACATAAAGCATGAAAGGAAAGAGGTGGCAGACCAAGGCCTTGGGGCCCCGTGGGACAGAGCCCACGAAGAGACAAAGGGCACCCACTTGGAAGGCTACTTCTCCCCCGTCTCCAGCTGCACGCACTCTGTCTGTGACCccgagctcagcagcagcaccaccactaTTAACAGTGACCTGGGCTCCTTGGCCAGCCTCCTGCTGGACTCGGACGTATTCTCCTTCTCTCCAACCAGcagcaatagcagcagcagcaggagggcatCCTTGGACTGCTCCGCCGCAGAATCTCGCACTACCTGCCAGCAAAGGGAGGACCCGGAacacctccccacctcccctgctcaGAGTCAGTCCCCAGGTCTCTCCAGCTGCCCCCCAGCAAGCACCCCCAGGTCTCCAGAGCAGCCTTTGCTGGAGACAAGTAACTCAGTGCTGACTGCAGTGAAGCAGgagccccccgagccagccaaaCCGCGGCCTGTCAATAAGGCCTGGCTGCATAAACTGCGGTACTTCAGGAGGACTCCAGTGCATCACCTTTTCCTCCAGGGAGTGGTGCAGGATGAGGAATCCCGCCAG AACGCACAGCTGAGGGCACAGCCCATCCCCAGCAGAAAATTGAGCATGGTATCTACCACCATGGAGGAGAACTTCCCCAAGGGGACCCTGCAGTTCCTAATGGACTTCGTGTCCTGCCACCATTACCCTCCAAAGGAGATTGTGTCCCATGTGATCAGGAATATCCTGCTGAGCTCAGAGACTGGGGAGATGCTGAAGGATGCCTACATGCTGCTGATGAAAATTCAACT GCTTCATCCAGCTACCACCACAATGGTGGGATGGGACTGGGAGCTGCTACGGTATGTCATGGAAGAGCAG GAGGAGACGCTCCCAGGGCGCTTTCTGTTCCTGCAGTATGTGGTGCAGACCCTGGAGGATGATTTCCAGCTGAACCTGAGGCTGCGCTTCCTGCAGAAATCCATTGCCAAGGAGGTGCTTTCCTGTGACCGGTGCTTCAGCAACGTCAA GGAGGTGATCGAGTGGCTGGTTGCTGCCGTTACCGGACTTGGATTTTCCCAGCCCcgaaagcagcagcagaaagtaCCATGTCCTTCATCAGAGTCATCAAGGGCTGACTGTAGCATCTCCTCACCTGGGCCAGACTCAGCACAGAACGACAGTGAAACTGGGCAAGCAGAGGCCGTCCTACCGGCTTTCCTTTCCCAAAA GGTGGTGCTGCTTCTCCAGAGGATGCTGTCCATAGCCGTAGAGGTGGACAGGTCTCCCAACTGCAGCACCAATAAGATTGCCGATGTGATATTTCCGTACTTGGTGAACATTCCTCTGAGGAGCCAAAG GGAGGCCTTTTTAAACAGCATGGAGAGCCAGCTCCTGCGCTGCAAAGTGCTGGAGCTCCTGTTCCACCACAGCTGTGACATgccagcctccctgcccttgtCTATGAGCAAGATCCTGTATTTCCTGGGCCGCCATTCGCTGCTGCTACAGTATCAG GACCACGAAGTAACGTGGCAGAGATGGGATGAGATGCTTCAGCACTTGATTTTACTGTTGACAAGTTACCGCAACGTTGTGCTGG GGCACTTACGAAGGTCACTCAGCGAGCGGATGGATTTAATCATTTCAAATGCCAAACCCCAGCTCCAGGCTAGCGACAGCGTCACCGCCGTGGACATTGAGCTGCATGTCAAGGACTTCAGCAGCCGGCTGCTGCAGATCCTGGGgaagccccttcccccacagctcaAGGACAAGGTGTGCACGCTTCAAGTGCTGCTGCTCACCGCCACCGCCACCTGA
- the KIAA1191 gene encoding putative monooxygenase p33MONOX, protein MSLPIGMHRRAFSYDDALEDTAPMTPPPSDMCSNVLWKQPVIPERKYQELSKVEEGETSMYPPVIIPSSSTESVNKVPVVKGKATHIIMNSLITKQTQESIQRFEQQAGLRDAGYTPHKGLTAEETKYHRVAEALHKLKMQSGEMAKEDKQTSSTQSTPNTTPHSSPKQKHRGWFSQGPSSSIIGSDLVSMDSDGGDRDRISSEKWSLFGPRAVQKSTNDPGAFTIQSYKGAQKPSPMELIRAQATRMAEDPGTFKPPKMDIPVMEGKKQSARSHNLKPRDMNVLTPTGF, encoded by the exons ATGTCCCTGCCTATTGGAATGCATCGTCGGGCATTCAGTTATGATGATGCCCTGGAGGATACAGCACCGATGACTCCTCCTCCTTCAGATATGTGCTCCAATGTCCTGTGGAAACAACCGGTCATCCCAGAGCGCAAGTACCAGGAGCTTTCAAAG GTTGAGGAAGGGGAGACTAGCATGTATCCACCTGTCATAATCCCCTCATCGTCCACTGAAAGTGTGAACAAGGTCCCAGTTGTGAAGGGCAAGGCCACTCATATCATCATGAATTCTCTCATTACAA AGCAGACTCAGGAGAGCATTCAGCGCTTTGAACAGCAGGCAGGGCTGAGAGATGCTGGATACACTCCCCACAAGGGCCTCACTGCTGAGGAGACAAAGTACCATCGTGTGGCTGAGGCACTCCAT AAGTTAAAGATGCAAAGTGGAGAGATGGCCAAAGAAGACAAACAGACATCTTCCACTCAATCCACTCCAAACACCaccccccactcttctcccaaACAGAAACACAG GGGTTGGTTTAGTCAGGGACCCTCCAGTTCTATCATTGGCTCAGACTTGGTCTCCATGGATTCCGATGGTGGGGACAGAGACAGAATATCCTCTGAAAAATGGAGCCTTTTTGGACCCAGAGCTGTCCAGAAATCCACTAATGACCCAG GGGCCTTTACCATCCAGTCCTATAAGGGTGCCCAGAAGCCATCCCCAATGGAGCTGATCCGTGCCCAGGCCACCAGGATGGCAGAGGACCCAGGTACCTTCAAACCACCCAAGATGGACATTCCTGTTATGGAGGGGAAGAAACAGTCGGCACGGTCCCATAACCTCAAACCCCGGGATATGAATGTGCTCACTCCCACGGGATTCTAG
- the NOP16 gene encoding nucleolar protein 16 translates to MPKAKGKNRRQKFGYSVNRKRLNRQSRKRAAPRIECSHIRHAWDRTKSVSQNLAEMGLAADPNKAIPIRKRQLPVMEMEVDGQDKGKRVVQKPYVLDELEYEASLPEKKSETLSRDLIDYVQYMVRNHGENYKDMARDEKNYYQDTPKQIKRKISVYKRFYPEEFQAFTASLQQVKMDQQ, encoded by the exons ATGCCGAAAGCCAAAGGGAAAAACCGGCGCCAAAAGTTCGGCTACAGCGTCAACCGCAAGCGGCTGAACCGGCAGAGCCGCAAGCGGGCGGCGCCCCGTATCGAATG CTCCCATATCAGACATGCGTGGGACAGAACCAAATCTGTGTCTCAGAACCTGGCTGaaatggggctggctgcagacccCAACAAGGCGATTCCCATCCGGAAAAGGCAGCTACCG GTGATGGAAATGGAGGTTGATGGCCAAGACAAAGGGAAGAGAGTTGTGCAGAAGCCTTACGTCCTGGACG AGCTGGAGTATGAGGCCAGCCTCCCGGAGAAGAAGTCGGAGACGCTCTCCAGAGACCTTATCGACTATGTGCAGTACATGGTACGGAACCATGGCGAGAACTACAAG gacatGGCTCGTGATGAGAAGAACTACTACCAGGACACGCCCAAGCAGATCAAGAGGAAGATCAGTGTGTATAAGCGCTTCTACCCGGAGGAGTTCCAGGCTTTCACTGCATCCCTGCAGCAGGTCAAGATGGACCAGCAGTGA